The following coding sequences lie in one Sorghum bicolor cultivar BTx623 chromosome 6, Sorghum_bicolor_NCBIv3, whole genome shotgun sequence genomic window:
- the LOC8057455 gene encoding sugar transport protein 5, protein MIFQALCGFLPFLDAISDSVTNLHSSIAFEGPVYSRQYVSGLNDNVDNDEAKSTRVIEDDDSDDALVWQLCWTLDLLDTSHAHVDLVFPCACRAHTASVAGSRPRSRSSRGGSSLRRLAATEHLTYAVVVATLQVFLHLTRANITALFLPMLAQATGGGGCGRSSAAQMMGDAVVVVVTTCGVVGSALAARELGREAMCAISGVLVVLCQVAVPAIMAAQAGLSLSLSGGGGGARMAGGHAAETLALACAVSGGFGWAWGAQFWAVPGEGIRSVGQAGGAALGFGLGFAQMQCFLLTLRQLKHAAFAYYAVWIWS, encoded by the exons ATGATATTCCAGGCCCTGTGTGGCTTCCTTCCATTTCTGGATGCCATCAGTGATTCGGTGACCAATCTTCACAGCTCCATTGCCTTCGAGGGCCCTGTTTACAGTAGGCAGTACGTCAGTGGTCTCAACGACAACGTCGACAACGATGAAGCTAAATCCACCCGTGTCATCGAggacgacgacagcgacgacgcGCTCGTCTGGCAGCTCTGCTGGACGCTAGATTTGCTCGACACGAGCCACGCCCACGTCGACCTTGTGTTCCCGTGCGCGTGCCGCGCACACACTGCAAGTGTTGCCGGCAGcagacccaggagcaggagcagccgtGGCGGCAGCTCGCTGCGGAGGCTGGCGGCGACGGAGCACCTGACGTACGCCGTGGTGGTGGCCACGCTGCAGGTGTTCCTGCACCTGACCCGCGCCAACATCACCGCGctgttcctgccgatgctggcgCAGGCCACTGGCGGTGGCGGCTGCGGGCGCAGCAGCGCCGCGCAGATGATGGGCGAcgccgtggtggtggtggtgaccaCCTGCGGCGTCGTCGGGTCCGCACTCGCCGCCAGGGAGCTCGGCCGGGAGGCCATGTGCGCCATCAGCGGCGTCCTCGTCGTCCTCTGCCAG GTGGCGGTTCCGGCGATCATGGCGGCGCAAGCGGGGCTGAGCCTGAGcctgagcggcggcggcggcggagcgcgGATGGCGGGCGGGCACGCGGCGGAGACGTTGGCGCTGGCGTGCGCCGTGTCGGGCGGGTTCGGCTGGGCGTGGGGCGCGCAGTTCTGGGCGGTGCCGGGCGAGGGCATCCGGTCCGTGGGGCAGGCGGGCGGCGCGGCGCTGGGATTCGGGCTCGGCTTTGCGCAGATGCAGTGCTTCCTGCTCACGCTGCGCCAGCTCAAGCACGCCGCCTTCGCGTACTACGCCGTCTGGATCTGGTCCTGA
- the LOC8057457 gene encoding sugar transport protein 5 yields MAGGAFAVADGGACVDYGGRVTFSVVVTCLMAASGGLIFGYDIGISGGVTAMESFLSRFFPGVLRRMAAARRDEYCVYDSHVLTAFTSSLYLAGLAASLVASRVTRAIGRQAVMLAGGALFFAGAAVNAAAVNVAMLIVGRMLLGFGIGFTNQAAPVYLAETAPPKWRGAFTTGFQLFLSIGNLAANLVNYGTSRIPTWGWRLSLGLAAAPAAVIVAGALLILDTPSSLLVRGRPLEEARAALRRVRGGKADVDAELEDVARAVDAARGHEEGAFRRILAREHRHHLAMAVAVPLFQQLTGVIVIAFFSPVLFQTAGFGSDAALMGAVILGAVNLGSTLLSTVTVDRYGRRPLLLTGGFVMIICQVAVAWIMGSQIGGNGESAMARPYSLAVLALTCVFSAAFGWSWGPLAWVIPGEIFPVEIRSAGQGISVAVNLGATFLLTQTFLSMLCTLKYATFIYYAAWVAVMTAFVVAFLPETKGVPLEAMGAIWEGHWYWRRFVQPAAAKTTAEDP; encoded by the exons ATGGCCGGGGGCGCGTTCGCCGTGGCCGATGGCGGCGCGTGCGTGGACTACGGCGGGCGGGTGACGTTCTCCGTGGTGGTGACCTGCCTCATGGCGGCCTCCGGCGGCCTCATCTTCGGCTACGACATCGGCATCTCGGGGGGCGTGACGGCGATGGAGTCGTTCCTGTCGCGCTTCTTCCCCGGGGTGCTGCGCCGGATGGCCGCGGCGCGCCGCGACGAGTACTGCGTCTACGACAGCCACGTCCTCACGGCGTTCACCTCGTCGCTGTACCTCGCCGGGCTGGCCGCCTCGCTCGTCGCCAGCCGCGTCACCAGGGCCATCGGCAGGCAGGCCGTCATGCTCGCGGGTGGGGCGCTCTTcttcgccggcgccgccgtcaACGCCGCCGCGGTCAACGTCGCCATGCTCATCGTCGGACGTATGCTGCTCGGCTTCGGCATCGGCTTTACCAACCAG GCGGCGCCGGTGTACCTGGCGGAGACGGCGCCGCCCAAGTGGCGGGGCGCCTTCACGACGGGGTTCCAGCTCTTCCTCAGCATCGGCAACCTGGCGGCGAACCTGGTGAACTACGGCACCTCGCGGATCCCGACGTGGGGGTGGCGCCTCTCGCTGGGGCTAGCGGCGGCGCCCGCCGCCGTCATCGTGGCCGGCGCGCTGCTCATCCTGGACACCCCCAGCAGCCTCCTGGTGCGCGggcggcccctggaggaggcccgCGCCGCGCTCCGTCGCGTCAGGGGCGGCAAGGCGGACGTGGACGCGGAGCTGGAGGACGTGGCCCGCGCCGTGGACGCCGCGCGGGGCCACGAGGAGGGCGCGTTCCGGCGGATCCTCGCGCGGGAGCACCGGCACCACCTGGCGATGGCCGTGGCGGTGCCGCTGTTCCAGCAGCTCACGGGGGTCATCGTCATCGCCTTCTTCTCGCCGGTGCTGTTCCAGACGGCCGGGTTCGGCAGCGACGCCGCGCTCATGGGCGCCGTCATCCTCGGCGCCGTCAACCTGGGCTCCACGCTCCTGTCCACCGTCACCGTCGACCGGTACGGCCGCCGGCCGCTGCTCCTCACGGGCGGGTTCGTCATGATCATCTGCCAGGTCGCCGTCGCGTGGATCATGGGGTCACAGATCGGGGGCAACGGCGAGTCCGCCATGGCCAGGCCCTACTCACTGGCGGTGCTGGCGCTGACGTGCGTCTTCTCGGCGGCGTTCGGGTGGTCGTGGGGCCCGCTCGCCTGGGTGATCCCCGGCGAGATATTCCCCGTGGAGATCCGGTCGGCGGGGCAGGGCATCAGCGTGGCCGTCAACCTGGGCGCCACGTTCCTGCTCACGCAGACGTTCCTCTCCATGCTCTGCACGCTCaagtacgccaccttcatctacTACGCCGCCTGGGTCGCCGTCATGACCGCCTTCGTCGTCGCGTTCCTGCCGGAGACCAAGGGGGTGCCGCTCGAGGCAATGGGCGCCATCTGGGAGGGCCACTGGTACTGGAGACGGTTCGTGCAGCCGGCGGCGGCAAAGACGACCGCCGAGGACCCCTGA
- the LOC8073410 gene encoding uncharacterized protein LOC8073410 produces MERAVPVRKPHTNTADLLSWSATGPDASASPAAASRPSLKPAAGITPAMFGAPVTDQEAEDLSKSERKFCSGSKLKEMSGSGIFAEKSEIGDSEASNPANKTSLRMYQQTVTGISQISFSADGSVSPKKPSSIPEVAKQRELSGTLEDADAKINKQLSEAKTKELSGSDIFGPPPEIPARPLAARNMELQGNVDFSLPQRSVHTSVKVSNPAGGPSNISFSEDPVVKTAKKIHNQKFQELTGNNIFKEDVPTSAEKSLSSAKLKEMSGSDIFADGTPAPREYLGGIRKPPGGESSIALI; encoded by the exons ATGGAGAGGGCGGTGCCGGTTCGGAAGCCGCACACCAACACGGCCGACCTTCTCTCCTGGTCGGCCACGGGCCCTGACGCATCtgcctcgccggcggcggcctcgCGCCCCAGCCTCAAG CCGGCCGCGGGGATTACGCCGGCGATGTTCGGCGCGCCGGTCACCGATCAGGAGGCCGAGGATCTGAGCAAGAG TGAAAGAAAATTTTGCTCTGGCTCGAAGTTGAAAGAGATGAGTGGGAGTGGGATTTTTGCTGAGAAGAGTGAAATTGGTGATTCAGAGGCTTCAAATCCTGCTAACAAGACTTCCTTGAGGATGTACCAG CAAACTGTGACTGGAATAAGCCAGATTTCATTCAGCGCTGACGGAAGTGTTTCGCCGAAGAAGCCATCGTCGATACCTGAGGTGGCTAAGCAGCGAGAGCTTAGTGGTACCCTGGAAGATGCTGATGCTAAAATTAATAAGCAGCTTTCTGAAGCCAAGACCAAGGAGCTTAGTGGCAGTGACATCTTTGGTCCGCCTCCTGAGATTCCTGCCAGGCCATTGGCTGCTCGTAACATGGAGCTACAAGGAAATGTCGATTTTTCACTTCCACAGCGAAGCGTCCACACATCAGTTAAAGTATCTAAT CCTGCCGGAGGTCCAAGCAACATCTCATTCAGTGAAGATCCTGTAGTGAAGACAGCAAAGAAAATCCACAACCAGAAGTTCCAGGAGCTGACAGGTAACAACATCTTCAAGGAGGATGTCCCTACCTCGGCTGAGAAGTCTCTGAGCTCTGCGAAGCTGAAGGAGATGAGCGGCAGTGACATCTTTGCTGATGGAACGCCAGCTCCCCGAGAATACCTCGGCGGCATCCGGAAGCCCCCTGGTGGTGAGAGCAGCATTGCTCTGATCTGA
- the LOC8057459 gene encoding lipoyl synthase, mitochondrial, translating to MHGRRHLAASLTRALTQAPSRSISSTPSLLQTLDPSVPSPSPPPAAEPGRLAELRRRLQADAPSLGDFAYSVEVGTRQRPLPKPKWMKETVPGGAKYAAIKAKLRELKLHTVCEEARCPNLGECWSGGETGTATATIMILGDTCTRGCRFCNVKTSRTPPPPDPDEPSNVAQAIASWGLEYIVITSVDRDDLPDQGSGHFAETVQKLKALKPEMLIEALVPDFRGDPSCVEKVATSGLHVFAHNIETVEELQRNVRDYRANFKQSIDVLKMAKEYAPPGTLTKTSIMLGCGETPDQVISTMEKVRAAGVDVITFGQYMRPSKRHMPVSEYVTPEAFEKYRALGVEMGFRYVASGPMVRSSYKAGEFYIKAMIEADRSKATTADSSA from the exons aTGCACGGCCGCCGGCACCTCGCGGCGTCCCTAACCCGGGCCCTGACGCAGGCGCCGTCCCGCTCCATCTCCTCCACCCCGTCTCTCCTCCAAACCCTCGACCCCTCAGTGCCGTCGCCATCGCCTCCTCCCGCCGCGGAACCAGGGCGGCTCGCGgagctgcggcggcggctgcaggCGGACGCGCCGTCGCTGGGCGACTTCGCGTACTCGGTGGAGGTGGGGACGCGGCAGCGCCCGCTGCCCAAGCCCAAGTGGATGAAGGAGACCGTGCCTGGCGGCGCCAAGTACGCGGCCATCAAGGCCAAGCTGCGGGAGCTGAAGCTGCACACCGTCTGCGAGGAGGCCCGGTGCCCCAACCTCGGCGAGTGCTGGTCCGGCGGCGAGACcggcaccgccaccgccacgatTATGATCCTTGGGGACACCTGCACGCGCGGCTGCAG ATTCTGTAATGTCAAGACATCTCGAACGCCCCCTCCACCGGATCCTGATGAGCCTTCCAATGTTGCTCAAGCAATTGCCTCATGGGGCCTTGAATATATAGTTATCACGAGTGTTGACCGGGACGATTTGCCTGATCAGGGCAGTGGTCACTTTGCTGAAACAGTACAAAAGTTAAAGGCTTTGAAGCCAGAAATGCTTATTGAAGCACTCG TACCTGATTTCCGCGGAGATCCAAGCTGTGTAGAGAAGGTTGCAACTTCTGGATTGCATGTTTTTGCGCACAATATTGAAACAGTGGAAGAGCTTCAAAGAAATGTCCGAGACTACCGTGCAAATTTCAAACAATCTATAGATGTTCTGAAAATGGCAAAAGAGTATGCTCCTCCTGGTACCCTTACAAAGACATCAATAATGCTAGGTTGCGGGGAGACTCCAGATCAGGTTATTAGCACCATGGAAAAGGTGCGGGCTGCTGGTGTTGACGTTATAACATTTGGCCAGTACATGAGGCCATCAAAACGTCACATGCCTGTTTCTGAGTATGTTACGCCTGAAGCTTTCGAGAAGTACCGGGCCCTTGGTGTTGAAATG GGGTTCCGCTATGTTGCATCTGGGCCAATGGTTCGATCTTCCTACAAAGCAGGTGAATTCTACATCAAGGCTATGATTGAAGCCGATCGATCAAAGGCAACCACTGCAGACTCAAGTGCATAA
- the LOC8057460 gene encoding endoplasmic reticulum-Golgi intermediate compartment protein 3, with protein sequence MDGLLSKLRSLDAYPKVNEDFYSRTLSGGVITLASSVIMLLLFVSELRLYLHAVTETTLRVDTSRGETLRINFDVTFPALQCSIISLDAMDISGQEHLDVKHDVFKQRIDAHGNVIATRQDAVGGMKMEAPLQHHGGRLEHNETYCGSCYGAQESDGQCCNSCEDVREAYRKKGWGVSNPDLLDQCKREGFLQSIKDEEGEGCNIYGFIEVNKVAGNFHFAPGKSFQQSNVHVHDLLPFQKDSFNVSHKINRLSFGEYFPGVVNPLDGASWVQHSSYGMYQYFIKVVPTVYTDINEHIILSNQFSVTEHFRSGESGRMQALPGVFFFYDLSPIKVTFTEQHVSFLHFLTNVCAIVGGVFTVSGIIDSFVYHSQRAIKKKMEIGKFN encoded by the exons GCCTGGACGCGTACCCCAAGGTGAACGAGGACTTCTACAGCCGCACCCTCTCCGGCGGCGTCATCACGCTCGCCTCCTCCGTTATCATGCTCCTCCTCTTCGTCTCCGAGCTCC GATTATATCTCCATGCAGTTACTGAGACAACACTAAGGGTTGATACTTCAAGGGGAGAAACACTTCGCATAAAT TTTGATGTCACCTTTCCAGCCCTTCAATGTTCTATAATTAGCCTGGATGCAATGGACATCAGTGGACAGGAGCACCTAGATGTG AAACATGATGTATTCAAGCAGCGAATTGATGCCCATGGCAATGTTATTGCGACTAGGCAAGATGCAGTTGGTGGGATGAAG ATGGAAGCACCTCTACAACATCATGGTGGAAGGCTTGAACACAATGAAACCTATTGTGGCTCATGTTATGGTGCACAAGAA TCTGATGGTCAATGTTGTAACTCATGTGAAGATGTTCGTGAAGCCTATAGGAAAAAAGGTTGGGGTGTATCAAATCCAGATTTGCTTGACCAG TGCAAAAGGGAGGGCTTTCTTCAAAGTATAAAGGATGAAGAAGGCGAAGGATGCAATATTTATGGCTTCATTGAAGTTAATAAGGTTGCTGGGAATTTCCATTTTGCTCCAGGGAAAAGTTTCCAGCAGTCAAATGTGCACGTCCATGACTTGCTTCCGTTCCAGAAGGACAGCTTCAAT GTCAGCCATAAAATAAACAGACTAAGTTTTGGAGAATACTTTCCTGGTGTTGTTAATCCACTTGACGG GGCAAGTTGGGTACAGCATTCATCATATGGAATGTACCAATACTTCATCAAG GTTGTCCCTACAGTCTACACTGACATAAAtgaacacattattctctctaATCAg TTCTCTGTAACGGAACATTTTAGAAGTGGTGAGAGTGGTCGGATGCAGGCTCTTCCGGGTGTGTTCTTCTTTTATGACCTTTCACCAATCAAG GTCACATTCACGGAACAACATGTGTCATTTTTACACTTTTTAACTAATGTTTGCGCTATTGTTGGAG GTGTGTTCACCGTTTCTGGAATCATAGATTCATTTGTATACCATAGTCAAAGAGCAATCAAGAAGAAGATGGAAATCGGCAAATTCAACTGA